GCTCAAAAGGATAAATCATCCCTTTTGCCGCCATTTCTCCAATCCAGATATCATTTTTAATCACAAAAAGTCAGCAATATAAATAAACCAACCTTTCAGCATACCTCAGATAGTAACTAAAAAGTCATATAAGTTTAGTTTGAGGCAACCGGTTAGGGAAAAAAGAGCAATTAATATACCACTAGACAAAAACAGCTTATGAGTCATCGGTTTTGCAGTGTTCCGTAGATACCAGCTTTGAGACTGCAAGTTTAAACAAGCCAGTTATCACAATTTACAGTAAATACTCTGACAAAAAATAGTAATTTTATACATTAACCGACTCACAATAATTATCGCAAAGACTTAAAACTTTCCCAACTCTGGCTAAATACATCTGTAAAGATGCTCATTACAGTACGTTCTCTCAATTTAAGATTTACACTCACAGACATTCCTGATTGTAAGGAAATATCGCGACCGTTAACTGAAATTGCTTGTTTGACAAGATGTATTTTGGCTGGGAATCTGTAATAGGGGTAGATTTGGTCTGGTGGCAAAACATCGGAACCAATCCAAATTAATTTACCTTTGATATCGCCAAATTCACTATAGGGGAAAGAGTCAATACGCACATCAACATCCATTCCTTCTTTGATAAAGCCAATATCTTTGTTAGTAATATAAACCTTTGCGATTAATGCATCATCTGGAACTACTTTCAGAATCGGTTCACTAGATGTGACGACAAAACCTGGTGTGTGGGGTTTGAGTTCAAAAATTGTGCCATTACTGGGAGCTTTAATTTCCTCGTATTTAATATTAGTTTGTACTTGGTTAATTTGATTATCAATTTCAGCGATACGTTTACTATTTTCAATAATTGCTTTGGTGAACTGAGAATCTATTTCAGCAATTTGTTTATTGTTGCGGGCAATTTTCTCTAGAAGTTCATTCCGTGAAGTGGCAATTGTTGTTTCTAGCTTCGCTCCTGTTTGCGCGATCGCGGATTTTAATCGTTCTTTTTCTTCGCTTAATTGTTGAATCTGACTTTGCAAGTCTTTGACTTCCTGTTCTTGCTTAAAATATTGAATTTTTGATATAGCTCCTGCTTCCATTAATGGCTTTAAATTATTAGAAATACCTTGATTCATCATTAAAGATTGCTTGATGGTATCAATGCGAATCTCAATTTGATTAATCTGTCGTTTTGATTGCTCAATCTCTAGTTTTTCTGTACTTAAACGTGCATTTAATTCTCTTTGTTGTGATAGCAAACGCTCCTTTTGTTCTAGGGAAAGTTGACTTAATGATGTTCCCCCTAATTGCACTCGATATAATTCGTTTTCTGCTACTAATGCTGCTCGACTTTTAGACAAATCTAAAATTTCGTTAGAGATACCTGGTAATGAGCGATTTAATAAGCTTTTGGAAATTTGGGTTTGAGATTTATAAAATTGCTTTTCTTGAACTAAAGAAGCACGAATTTTTTGTAGAGAAGCAAGTTGCGATCGCACTGTAGTTGGGTCAAGACTTAAGAGCTTTTCCCCTGCTTTAACTTTTTGTCCATCCTTAACCAATACTTCCTTCACAACCCCACCCACTGGAGCTTGTACTTCTTTCACATTACCTGTGGGTTCAAGCTTTCCCTGGGCAGAAATTGCTTCTTCAATTTTGGCAAAATTAGCCCAAATTCCGGCTCCGGCGATCGCGCACATCAATACCCATAGTAAACCGCGTGACCAATTACGGGATGGGGTTAAAATTACTGGCTGATCAAATTGGAATTGTTGATTTTTATTGGTTCTAGTTTGTGGTTGTGATATTTTGTTAATATCTTCGAGTTCTCTTGATGATTGAATATCTAAATTATTGCCATATTGGTCGTTTTTTGAATGCTTTTTCTTAATATTCATGTTTGTGTCAAAATAGTTTATTAACTATAAGAATGTTTATTGAAATTATCGATATTTTTATAAAAAATGACTTGGAAGCAACAGAATAATTCGTGATTAAATTTAATTTAAACTTTGAAATATTCTTATCCATCATGAATTGACACCCATTTTTTGCTGCTGATACAAACAAAAATAAAGACCTTTTAAAGCCATTAATTCTTGATGGGTTCCCTGCTCTGCGACTCTACCCTGACTCATCATTAAAATGGTGTCAGCGTTTTGAATTGTCGCTAGTCTGTGGGTAATAAACAGAACTGTCTTTCCTTGTAGCGCTCTGGCTAAATTTAAACAAACCTGACGTTCGGTATCGTAGTCTAATGCACTTGTCGCTTCATCAAGAATTAGTAATGGGGGGTTTTGTAAAATAGTCCGAGCGATCGCAATTCTTTGTCTTTGTCCTCCCGATAGTCCTGAACCTCGCTGTCCAACACGAGAGTTGTAACCTTGGGGTAAACTCATAATAAAGTCGTGAGCGCAAGCTATTTTTGCCGCTTCGATGATTTCTTCAGAACTTGCATCTGGTAAGGTGAGAGCGATATTTTCCCGAACGGTACCATCAAATAACAAGGTATCTTGTAACACCATGCCAATTTGACGACGCAAAGAATACAATTCAACTTTACTAATATCGTAATTATCGATAAAAATTCTGCCTGAATCAGGTTCATAAAGACGTGGCAAGAGTTTTGTTAAAGTACTTTTCCCAGCACCACTTTGTCCCACAACTCCTACAAATGAACCCGCAGAAATTTCTACACAAACATTATCAAGTTGGGGAGTGGGACTTTTTTCAAAGCGAAAAGTGAGGTTTTCATAGCGAATTTTACCTTGAACTTCTGGCATTGTAATGTTATCACGTCCAGTAATTTCACTTTCCTGGGGACTATCAAGAATATCTCCCAGACGTTCTAGAGATAGGGCAGTTTCTTGAAAGTTTTGCCAAAGTTGAATTAACCGTAGTAAAGGACTAGTAGTATAACCTGCAATAATCCGAAACGCGATTAATTGTCCTAATGTTAATTGGTCTTGAAGAACCAGATAAGCACCAACCCAAAGTAATAATAAACTCGACAATTTATTTAAAAAAGTACTAATAGAACTAGCAGTACTAGAAATTAAAACATTACGAAAACTTGCACTAATATAACGTCCATAACGTCTTTGCCACTCATAACGGGAATTCAATTCAATATTTTGAGCTTTAACAGTTTGAATCCCAGATACAACCTCAACTAAATAGGATTGAGTTTCACTATTGTTCTCAGCTTTGGTACGGGTTTGTTTGCGGATAATGGGAGCAAAAATAAAGGTGAGTAAAGCAAAAAGCGGAACTGTAGATAAAGCAACTAACGTCAGAGTCCAGCTATAAAATAGCATCACCCCAACATAGATAAACGAGAAAATCGCATCTAAAACAACCGTTAAAGCTTTCCCCGTTAGAAAAGAGCGGATATTCTCCAATTCATTGATACGAGAAGCAAGTTCCCCCACAGGACGACGCTCAAAATATCGCAATGGTAAACGTAATAAATGGTCAATAACCTCCGAACCTAAAGCCAAATCAATCCGGTTAGTTGTATCCACAAATAGATTAGTACGCAGCCAAGTTACCACAGCTTCTGTAATGGCGATCGCAATTAATAAAACCCCTAAAACGCTGAGAGTATTCCCACCTTTATGTACTAACACCTTATCAATAATTAACTGGGTAATCACAGGATTTGCCAAACCCAAAACTTGCACAAATAAAGAAGCCAGAAAAACTTCAATTAGGGCAAAATAATGTTTTTTAAGTGCAGGTACAAACCAATGTAAACCGAAGCGATGTTTGGGTGTTTCCTTAGTTGCTTGCAGTAGTAAAACCTGTGCTTCTTCTCCCCAAGTCTCGGCAAAATCTTTGGTTTTTTTCCGTCTGATTCCTTGTTCGGGAATACCCAAAATCAATTCTTTTTCCGTCGCTTGATACAGTATTGCATAACTATCTTCCCAGGGAATTAATGCAGGTGTCGGTAGTTTAGAAATCGCGACTGTGGGAATTTTTACAAGTTGCGACGATAATCCAGTTAATTCTGCCAATGCACCACATAATTGTAGAGAAGCACCACCGTTGCGTTCAATAGAATTCACTAAAGTTCTACGTAAAACATCCCGACGAGATGGAACTTGTAAATGCTCACAAATCATTTGTAAACAAGCAAGTGTTGCATCTACATTCCCACGACCAGATATAAAAGGATATTTAATTGTATTTTGGGAATATGCAGGAATAATCTCTGGTTTTTCCGGTGCATAGGGTGCATTATCCCAGATAGAAACAAGGGGAAGAGAGGAAGGAATTGCAGGAGATAAAAATAAAGGAAGAGAAGAATAATTTAAGCCAATTAAACGAATATTTTTACTTGCTTCAATATAACTGTTATTATCGGTCATTACCGAATTTAAACAAGTACCCACATCAAAGTTAGAACCATCACTACTCACCAACCACAACAAATTTTGGTCAAGTTGGGAAAGTTTAGTTTTACCTCTCGGTAAGTTCTGAACCTTTGCAGATTTAACCGCAGTCATTGCAAATTCTTGAAGTTGCTCTAAATTTTCACCCTGTCGTTCCAGTTCTGCTCCCAACAAGTTAAATACTTCTATTAGCGTGCAACAATTATCAAAAAACTCCCCAACCACAGGTTCATTCTTCAGAAGTTCCCAAAACTCCTCAGCAGAAAGGGTTAAACATAGCGTCTCACAGGATGCGATCGCGGTTTCACAACTAACACCACGAATTAGACTTACCCATCCCAGAATTTCCCCCGGTTTTAATATTTGTAAAGTATCTGGACTATTTGTACCAGGAGAATTGACAAGTAATCTTGCTTGTCCTTCGTAAATAATTACAACTCTTGCAGGAAGGGACTCTTGGGACACAATTGCTTGACCCATACGATAGCGTAAAGGTTGAAGCTTACTAGCAATACGTTCAATTAAGACAGAATCAAATCTGTTAAATGGTGGGATACCTGTAAGAAAATCTATAACAGTACTATTATGGGCAGTCATGGGATTAATATATTTGATGTGATAGCTGCGGAATTATCAACTTCCTATTTCTGTAGATTTTGGACTGTTATTTGTACCTTACCCATTTCCTGCGTTAACCACGTTTCAAACAGGCGATTCTGAAGTTGATTTCGCATCGTCTCATCTAACTGAGCAGGGATTAACTTTTCTAACCGGAGAATAATAAACCAATTTTCTAAACGCATTGGTTGCCATAATTGTCCTGGTTGGGAAGATGTGAGTTTTTGAGCAAGTAATGGATGGGGTTGACTCAAAGGTACTGGTCCAATTAATCCTCCTGTTTGTGCTTCCACCCCTGCTGAATAACTTTTTGCACATTCTGCAAAGGATTGTTCCCCTGCTTTAATTCGATAGTAAAGTTCTTGAGCTATTTCGGCATTTTCTGTCCGAATCAGAGAATAAATAACTTTATCAAATTTAGATTTTTGAGTTAAAAAAGTCGATTCAACCTTGGAACCAAAAGTTAGCTGTTTAAATTTCTCTAATTTGAACTCGCGAATCGCCACTTCTGGTAATTCTTCCTCTGTCATCCCGTAGTGCTTCATCACCGCAGAACGTGCTGTAGGTGTTGTCATCTGATGAAAAAACTGCTTAATTACATTCTCTTGTTCTTCTGGAGTGATTTCAATAGAAGCGATCGCTTCATCAATAATTAAGATGCGTCGCAACTGCGGCAACATTTGATGCCTGATTAACAAAGGAATAATTTCCGTAGCATTCACGCTACGATTACCAATTTGAATCGAGTGAGTCATTACCTAAATAATTACATAATGAAGAATATAAAACAGCTAAAATCTATTGTAACTTCACCCTTAATCATTACCTAGTAACTACTTCTAATCCACCCTATCTATACGTATTTTTTTCAATATCAATCATCAGACCATCAGTAATATTACGATAATTCAATACATCTATAAATACAATCATAGGAAATAGAAATAATCCTTCTCAGCATTTATCTAAAACCGATTCAAAAAATGTTTACGACAGATACCCCACCCGCCCTATCGGGAACCTTCCCCAAAATCGGCTACCCTCGGCAATCAGTCTCTTCCTATTACTCCATCAATGTTTGTTTTCTTGTATGATTTTTGGCTAATACTGTTTTAATATTGATATTTTCCATTAGGAATCAATAAAATAGAGAAGCGGCATAGTTATCGGATAGACATACCACTTCTCCATCATTCCTATTCTATTTCCTGGTCACATCTGAGAACTTCTTTATCAAGTAACTTTCAGACAGAATCAGCCTGATTTCTTCCTATTTAGGACTGACACAAACAACGGATGAAACTCTGATGCTGTAGGTAATTGCAATTCACGAATTCCCACTACAGCGTATACTTTTGCTCAAGTCCTCCCATAGTTCCTAAGCTTACCAAAAAACACTTAGACGTATGCAAAGGAAGAATCTTTGAGGCTTAACTCAGAAGAACCCTCAATAACAGCTACTAACTCATCTTTCGAGTCAAATTGACCATCCCCATTGCTATCCAAGAAAATACCTACACCTTGTTCCATACCTGCAACCTGACCTAAAACATAATTGTCAGCACTTCCTACCAACTGAATTTTGTCTTCTACAGCATTGAAATCGGTGATTAAAGCATAATCTTGTAAACCCGCTGAATTGTTATCACCATCATTGTAAAAGGCTTTTTTGTCACCCAACACAAAGTAGTCAGAACCACTACCACCCGTCATGATGTCAACACTACCCTTACCAAAAGTAGTGGTGGTATCTGCACCTAGCAAGTAATCGTTACCAGCACCTCCAACAAGTTGGTCATTTCCTATGTTGCCTAGTAACTGGTCATTACCCTCACCACCATTGAGGTAATCATTACCATCCCCACCATTTAGATAATCGTTGCCAAGTTCGCCGTAGATTTTATCATCACCAGCTTGTCCAAAGAGAGCATCTTTACCATCACCAGCAATTAAAGTATCTTCACCCTCCCCAGCTTCGATGGTGTCGTCACCCATACCAGCATTCAGGATATCGTTACCAGCGCCACCTTTGAGAATATCGTTCTCTGCACCACCATACAGGGTATCGTTACCACTGCCACCATCAAGAATATCGTTACCTTCTTCCCCATAGAGCGCGTCATCATCTGCACCACCTAATACGGTGTCATTGCCAGTTCCTGCAATCAGGGTATCGTTACCACTACCACCATCAAGGATATCGTTACCCTCAGCACCGTTCAGGATGTCGTTACCCTCAGCACCGTTCAGGATGTCGTTACCTGCGCCACCATCCATGATGTCATCACCTGCGCCACCATCCATGATGTCAAAACCATCGCCACCGTAGAGAGTGTCATTACCTTCATTGCCGAGAACAATGTCATTGCCATCATCCCCAGTTACTAAGTCATTTCCGGCACCACCTGCGACAACATCATTACCCGCACCACCGTAGACAAAATCATTCCCTTCGCCGCCATCCATCCAATAATCATCACCAGCCTCACCAATTAGAACATCACTACCAGTTCCCCCCATAATCACATCATTGCCATTACCTCCTACTAAAATATCGTTACCATCACCACCATCAATGACATCGTTTCCGGCTTCCCCATCTATGTGATCATCACCGACACCACCAGCTAACCAATAGTCATCACCTTCACCACCGGTTATTGTGTCGTTACCACTGCCACCTTCGATGACATCGGCACCAGTACCACCCATTAAGATATCTTCATTATCTCCACCGTTGATGTAGTCGTTACCATCACCACCGCCAACGGTATCATTACCCGCATCGCCATAAAGAGCATCATTACCAGCATCGCCCCAAAGGGTATCAGCATCTCCACCCCCGTGGATGTTGTCATCGCCTTCTCCACCAGTTATGACATCTTCACCAGTACCACCATCGATAATATCTGCACCTTGGGCACCGTTGATTTTGTCATTGCCTTCTCCAGCAAGGAGGATATCATTACCCTCACCACCATCCATGACATCATCACCTTCACCACCATCCATGACATCGCTACCACTTTCACCATAAAGCGCGTCATTGCCAGTGCCACCACTCATCCAGTAGTCATCACCTTCACCACCAACCAGCAAATCATTACCTGCTTCACCTTCGAGAATGTCATTACCTTCTCTAGCAATTAAGATATCGTTGCCACTGCTACCTTTGAGATGATCATCACCGCTACCACCATCAAGATAGTCATTATCATCACCACCATCAAGGTAGTCATTTCCTAAACCGGCTTGTAGGACATCTTTTCCAGTGTCACCTATCAACTTATCGTTTCCGGTACCGCCATTCAGGGTATCATTGCCAACACCACCTTCAAGAACATCATTCCCAGCATCACCATTGATAGTATCGTTACCTTCCTTACCGGCTAACCAGTAGTCATCACCTTCACCACCATTGATGATGTCATCTCCAATACCCCCGTCAATGGCATCTTTACCTTTACCACCAATCAGAATGTCATTTCCAGAGCCACCTGTTAAATAATCATTATTGGTTTCTGAACTGTCATTAGTAGCATTTGTAGAGTCTGCATCACTGACAAAACCTGCTCCTGTATAATCAATTGCTCCACGATAGATGTAGTTGCCGTTAGCATCTAGTCCCCAGGATTGATCGCCTTCATCACCATGCATCCAGTCATTACCGTCTCCACCAGAGAGCTTATCGTCCCCAACACCACCTTCGATGATGTCGTTACCATTATCACCCTCTAACCAAGAGTCGTTACCTTGATTACCAGCGATAATATCATCACCTTGGTTAGCTACAAGTACATCATTGCCATTACCACCATAAATGGCATCATTGGTTGTGCCACCAAAGATAACATCATCTCCGTTAGTACCACCGAGAGTATTGGTGTCGTTATTGGTTGCTAATTTTTCTTGTTTAAGCATTGATTTTTATCTAAATTCTTTTGTTTTTATTCTCTTAATATAAAAGTGATTTTATACCGGGCAGTATAGTCAAAATACTGAACAAAATAAGTTTGACAAGCACGGAAAAGGAATAAAGATATATGAAATATTTGATAAAGATTCAGGGTTTGTACGACTCAATGGAGATATAGAAGGGAAGAGAATGCCTGATAAATGGTTGTCGATGAAGTGAATAATACATAACACAGGAAAATATACGTTAATAACAACTATGTAAAATCCTCAAGAAGGAATTTCCGGAAAAAAACAATTTATTTTATTTAGTGCCATGGAAAAGTTTTGCACTATGGCATTGTTTTGAGAGTCAAGAATAGGTATTCAATATTTGCTGGATAATATTTCCTGCATTGAAAATCCATTTCTAGCCACGATTACAGGCTATGAAGTATTAAATTGTGGACTTCATGAACTTCTAGCTTGATGTATTTTTGACCTCAGTTGAGAAGATAATACTGAAAACCTAAATAATACCTAAAGGTCAAGCTTAGAAAATGCTGCCACAGGTTATCATGAAATATTGTGGAAATCTCTGTGTCTCATACTGTTGCATCTATGACCGCATCCTACGACCCTAGTAACTCCAGTAAAAGCAGTAATCCCCATGGTTTCATTGCTGATCATCGTGCGGTCGATCGCGGCAAGTTGAGTCAAATGTATCAGCACTATGTGGAAACCAAAGATAAGTATCCCCATGCAGTGCTGTTGTATCGCGTTGGAGATTTTTTTGAATGTTACTTTCAGGATGCTGTCATCTTAGCAGAGGAATTGGAATTAGTTCTCACTAGTAAGCAAGCAGGAGAACAGGGAAGAGTTGCCATGTCGGGGGTTCCTCACCACTCCTGGGAACGTCATGCAACTTTGTTGGTAGAAAAGGGTTATGCGGTAGTTATTTGCGATCAGGTGGAAGATGCAGCAGAAGCGGCGGGGAGATTGGTACGACGGGAAGTGACTCGTGTTCTCACCCCAGGAACTCTGCTAGAGGATGGAATGTTAAAAGCAAGTCGTAATAATTACCTGGCAGCAGTGGTAATTGCGGGGGAACATTGGGGACTTGCCTATGCAGATATCTCTACGGGGGAGTTTGTCACCACCCAGGAAAGTAATTTGGAACATTTGCAACAGGAGTTAATGCGTCTGCAACCTGCGGAGGTGTTAGTTCCTACCAATGCACCGGATTTGGGGAGTTTATTGCGTCCGGGGGAAAAGTCTCCGAATTTACCGGAATGCTTACCACCCAATTTTTGTTACAGCTTGCGATCGCAGATTCCCTTTGCTCAAGGAGAGGCTAGGTCAAAATTATTACAAGTATTTAAATTGCGTTCCCTAGAAGGCTTGGGCTGTGAGCATTTACCCCTCGCTGTCCGGGCTGCGGGAGGTCTATTAGAATACTTGGAAGACACGCAAAAGTCTGGTTCTATACCTTTGCAACCCCTACGCACCTATACCCTCACGGACTTTTTGATTGTAGACCATCAGACCCGGCGTAACCTGGAAATTACCCAAACTGTGCGGGATGGCAGCTTTCATGGTTCCCTACTTTGGGCGCTGGATCGGACTAGTACCTCCATGGGTAGTCGAGCATTACGACGCTGGTTGTTACAACCCCTACTTGATATTAAAGGTATTCGTGCCCGTCAGGATACCATCCAGGAATTAGTCGAAAATACGCCCCTACGTCACGATTTACGGCATTTATTACGGCAAATCTACGATTTAGAACGGTTGACAGGGA
The Calothrix sp. 336/3 DNA segment above includes these coding regions:
- a CDS encoding HlyD family efflux transporter periplasmic adaptor subunit, with product MNIKKKHSKNDQYGNNLDIQSSRELEDINKISQPQTRTNKNQQFQFDQPVILTPSRNWSRGLLWVLMCAIAGAGIWANFAKIEEAISAQGKLEPTGNVKEVQAPVGGVVKEVLVKDGQKVKAGEKLLSLDPTTVRSQLASLQKIRASLVQEKQFYKSQTQISKSLLNRSLPGISNEILDLSKSRAALVAENELYRVQLGGTSLSQLSLEQKERLLSQQRELNARLSTEKLEIEQSKRQINQIEIRIDTIKQSLMMNQGISNNLKPLMEAGAISKIQYFKQEQEVKDLQSQIQQLSEEKERLKSAIAQTGAKLETTIATSRNELLEKIARNNKQIAEIDSQFTKAIIENSKRIAEIDNQINQVQTNIKYEEIKAPSNGTIFELKPHTPGFVVTSSEPILKVVPDDALIAKVYITNKDIGFIKEGMDVDVRIDSFPYSEFGDIKGKLIWIGSDVLPPDQIYPYYRFPAKIHLVKQAISVNGRDISLQSGMSVSVNLKLRERTVMSIFTDVFSQSWESFKSLR
- a CDS encoding peptidase domain-containing ABC transporter, encoding MTAHNSTVIDFLTGIPPFNRFDSVLIERIASKLQPLRYRMGQAIVSQESLPARVVIIYEGQARLLVNSPGTNSPDTLQILKPGEILGWVSLIRGVSCETAIASCETLCLTLSAEEFWELLKNEPVVGEFFDNCCTLIEVFNLLGAELERQGENLEQLQEFAMTAVKSAKVQNLPRGKTKLSQLDQNLLWLVSSDGSNFDVGTCLNSVMTDNNSYIEASKNIRLIGLNYSSLPLFLSPAIPSSLPLVSIWDNAPYAPEKPEIIPAYSQNTIKYPFISGRGNVDATLACLQMICEHLQVPSRRDVLRRTLVNSIERNGGASLQLCGALAELTGLSSQLVKIPTVAISKLPTPALIPWEDSYAILYQATEKELILGIPEQGIRRKKTKDFAETWGEEAQVLLLQATKETPKHRFGLHWFVPALKKHYFALIEVFLASLFVQVLGLANPVITQLIIDKVLVHKGGNTLSVLGVLLIAIAITEAVVTWLRTNLFVDTTNRIDLALGSEVIDHLLRLPLRYFERRPVGELASRINELENIRSFLTGKALTVVLDAIFSFIYVGVMLFYSWTLTLVALSTVPLFALLTFIFAPIIRKQTRTKAENNSETQSYLVEVVSGIQTVKAQNIELNSRYEWQRRYGRYISASFRNVLISSTASSISTFLNKLSSLLLLWVGAYLVLQDQLTLGQLIAFRIIAGYTTSPLLRLIQLWQNFQETALSLERLGDILDSPQESEITGRDNITMPEVQGKIRYENLTFRFEKSPTPQLDNVCVEISAGSFVGVVGQSGAGKSTLTKLLPRLYEPDSGRIFIDNYDISKVELYSLRRQIGMVLQDTLLFDGTVRENIALTLPDASSEEIIEAAKIACAHDFIMSLPQGYNSRVGQRGSGLSGGQRQRIAIARTILQNPPLLILDEATSALDYDTERQVCLNLARALQGKTVLFITHRLATIQNADTILMMSQGRVAEQGTHQELMALKGLYFCLYQQQKMGVNS
- a CDS encoding peptidylprolyl isomerase; amino-acid sequence: MTHSIQIGNRSVNATEIIPLLIRHQMLPQLRRILIIDEAIASIEITPEEQENVIKQFFHQMTTPTARSAVMKHYGMTEEELPEVAIREFKLEKFKQLTFGSKVESTFLTQKSKFDKVIYSLIRTENAEIAQELYYRIKAGEQSFAECAKSYSAGVEAQTGGLIGPVPLSQPHPLLAQKLTSSQPGQLWQPMRLENWFIILRLEKLIPAQLDETMRNQLQNRLFETWLTQEMGKVQITVQNLQK
- a CDS encoding calcium-binding protein — translated: MLKQEKLATNNDTNTLGGTNGDDVIFGGTTNDAIYGGNGNDVLVANQGDDIIAGNQGNDSWLEGDNGNDIIEGGVGDDKLSGGDGNDWMHGDEGDQSWGLDANGNYIYRGAIDYTGAGFVSDADSTNATNDSSETNNDYLTGGSGNDILIGGKGKDAIDGGIGDDIINGGEGDDYWLAGKEGNDTINGDAGNDVLEGGVGNDTLNGGTGNDKLIGDTGKDVLQAGLGNDYLDGGDDNDYLDGGSGDDHLKGSSGNDILIAREGNDILEGEAGNDLLVGGEGDDYWMSGGTGNDALYGESGSDVMDGGEGDDVMDGGEGNDILLAGEGNDKINGAQGADIIDGGTGEDVITGGEGDDNIHGGGDADTLWGDAGNDALYGDAGNDTVGGGDGNDYINGGDNEDILMGGTGADVIEGGSGNDTITGGEGDDYWLAGGVGDDHIDGEAGNDVIDGGDGNDILVGGNGNDVIMGGTGSDVLIGEAGDDYWMDGGEGNDFVYGGAGNDVVAGGAGNDLVTGDDGNDIVLGNEGNDTLYGGDGFDIMDGGAGDDIMDGGAGNDILNGAEGNDILNGAEGNDILDGGSGNDTLIAGTGNDTVLGGADDDALYGEEGNDILDGGSGNDTLYGGAENDILKGGAGNDILNAGMGDDTIEAGEGEDTLIAGDGKDALFGQAGDDKIYGELGNDYLNGGDGNDYLNGGEGNDQLLGNIGNDQLVGGAGNDYLLGADTTTTFGKGSVDIMTGGSGSDYFVLGDKKAFYNDGDNNSAGLQDYALITDFNAVEDKIQLVGSADNYVLGQVAGMEQGVGIFLDSNGDGQFDSKDELVAVIEGSSELSLKDSSFAYV